The Methanococcoides methylutens MM1 genome has a window encoding:
- a CDS encoding methylenetetrahydrofolate reductase C-terminal domain-containing protein, which produces MIISSSKPFSEILDMLADKESVFIVGCSVCAAKQHVGGEPEVEEMRSNLKDAGINVIGGVVAKAACSVRSCEALEELAPEIKDADAVLVMACGSGTSNIARFVDVDVYPANNTQSLGAMAGDKVIHHLCAMCGQCTIAEFGGVCPTAQCPKELLNGPCGGSMDGKCEVDPEKDCAWELIYERLERIGRLDLLDEVRDAKDRLVK; this is translated from the coding sequence ATGATAATCTCATCTTCCAAACCCTTTAGCGAGATCCTTGACATGCTGGCGGACAAGGAGTCCGTTTTTATTGTAGGCTGTAGCGTATGTGCCGCCAAGCAGCATGTGGGAGGAGAGCCTGAGGTAGAGGAGATGAGATCCAACCTTAAGGACGCCGGAATAAACGTTATCGGCGGAGTTGTTGCAAAGGCAGCATGTAGTGTTCGCTCATGTGAAGCCCTTGAGGAGCTTGCACCTGAGATAAAGGATGCAGATGCAGTGCTTGTCATGGCATGCGGAAGCGGCACTTCCAACATTGCTCGTTTTGTGGACGTGGATGTCTATCCTGCAAACAACACTCAATCTCTGGGTGCCATGGCAGGGGATAAGGTCATTCATCATCTATGTGCCATGTGTGGCCAGTGCACCATCGCCGAGTTCGGTGGCGTCTGTCCCACAGCTCAATGTCCCAAGGAATTGCTCAATGGTCCCTGTGGTGGTTCAATGGACGGCAAGTGCGAGGTGGATCCCGAGAAGGACTGTGCCTGGGAACTGATCTACGAGAGGCTTGAGAGGATCGGACGGCTGGATCTGCTGGATGAGGTCCGGGATGCGAAGGACAGGTTGGTGAAGTAA